Genomic segment of Tiliqua scincoides isolate rTilSci1 chromosome 1, rTilSci1.hap2, whole genome shotgun sequence:
CATGAAGAACTTCTGAAATGTAAActatttggcagtggaacagtcaGGCTCGGAAGTTGGTAGAGTCCCTATTGTTGTAGGTCTTCAAGCGATGGCTAGCCACCTATTGAGGATGCTGTAGTTGTAGACGGGCCACACTGGCAAGGGactggacttgatgatcttgtaggtccccTCCAACTGCATTTCTAATTTGGAAATGCTATACAGCCTTGTTGTGAAAAAATGTATTCTTCCCTCATTTCCCAAAGAAATGTTTTCAAAACCAGACAGAATGCAAGCACAAAAGTTGAGTGAAGAGAGTTACCAGTTCACAGCCCAGCCCGCTTTCTGGCCATTTGACTCgaaggaaggggaggaataaaGGAACAGAGGTGGCAGACAAGAACATACCCAATCCCAAAGTTGTgctcaaaaacaaaacagccttttaaCAAAAGTTTCTATCTCTGAGGGGAAGGAAAGCCATCCAGCCAGGAAAAgcaaacacatgtgcacacactgaGGTTTCTGTggtccaggcagctgctgccagctgagGTGAGGAAGACTCCACGGAAGGAAATAAAATAGGCAAGAAAACCCAGGCGCTGTGAAGAAAAGGCTCCCCATGCACATGTTCTGAGGACTTGACCCTCCTGCAGCAGACACACAGGCTGGCATGGATGGGGGGGcctagccgggggggggggcaactcatGCTGGGAGGGAGCTTGTGCTTGCTCCGTGAGGGGGAATTAGCTCTTTTACTGCTCTTGTGGGGAGGAGGAAAATAAAATGCTGGGACTGCCTGGGAAGAAGGCGAACATCAGCCAAGAGTGCCAGGCCCCTCCATGTGTGccactcctccctcccactgccacACAGCTGTCCTGCTCAGACATGTACTGAGCTGCAGGTAGGCAGCTCTGCAGGCTTAGACTTCCTGCTGCAGAGAAGTCATGCGGTAGGAAGAAGATCTCACCACCTCTGGAGGATGCCACTCCAGACAGGAGCTTCAACTTGCACCACATGGCCAGTCCTGATGTCCTGCTCAGAGTTCTGGTCAAATCACTAAAGGGGAGTCACATGGTCAGGAGGCCTGGGGCTAGTTCTTCTCTGAGCAGAGACAGGTCATGGGTCCTCacctcacacacatacacaccacacaGAGGAAGAGAGGATGGGAATGCTAAGTAAGTCATCACCCCAATGACACATAAGAGGCAACAGCAGAGCCAAAGGCCTGCAGCCAAGGCACCTTCTCCACAGTTGCAGTGGTGGGTTCACGGAGGTTGGGGGCAATGCAGGAGCCACAGGGCCAGTGAGCCAAGATGCAGCATATCCAGTTCTGAGAAACAGTTTCATGGGGGGCTCCAGGGTGCCCCGCCCCTCAGGATCCCCGCACTCACATTGCTTATCTGTCACCCTCATAAGGCAGGAGCCTTTGAGCCTTCAAAAGGGTTCTGCTGGTGAGCACATCTACAGaacagaaagggagggagggagggagcccctCCTGTCCAACACCTCTTTCAAACCTGGCAGCAACAAGGCTAACTAGCAGCCAACCTCctcctttcttcttctcttcttccaCTCTCCTAGACTCTCACTCAAAGCCTTACATAGCATTTCACATGTCACCTGTCTTGAGTGCTTTTGTCAGCAAAGGAGGCAGTCAAGCAGGGATTGCTAAAGGGACAGGACCATGTTGATGCAGTTGGTTCTCCTGCCAGTCAGCAACCAGCAGCCAGCAGCACCCACTGCATTAGCCCTGCTGATCTGACTGGGACACGGTCCTGGGGGTGGAGCCACTGGCACTCCAGAGGTGCCAGCACTGGCCAAGCTGCAACAGTGCAAAAGCAACAAAAGTGCTGATCAGCAAACTCAGCAGGGTCAGGCAGAAGCCATGGCCAATTTAGGGAGGGAACAAGGCAAGGGAGCCCACAGTATAGTGGGGCTGAGTCACAGTTTGCTTCACtcaagggaaaggggggaagaaaggaagtcAAAGAGAAAAGCAAAAGGCCTTGGCTTATTCTGTCCAGGGTGCCTGACGGGCCATTGAAGGGTGGAGGCATGCTTGGCACAGCACCGAGCACCAGGAGGAGAGTGTGCAGTCTGACATTTCTGCCCACACTGTTGATGGAGACTTTTGCCATCACCCAACACTGTCTATTGCAGAATGAGCTAATTCTGGACCAGCCCTTTCTTCTGAGATGGCCCTTGATTGGCTTCCTGTCTTCAGTGGAGTTGGCTGTGTCCTGTTGCATGCCCCTGGGAAGGTTGTGGCTGGAGGTGTCCCAATTAGCCTAAGGCTTTGGACTGAATTGTCActgaaggaggggagggagtCAGGGGCTAAAGGCACACATTTTTCTGACCACAAATGGTCCTTTCCATCTCAGAACCAGGAAGTCCCatagtggcattgctaagggaaggcaggaggagcaaCTCCCTGGACTCCACACTGCTGGGGGGTGCTCCTGGAGCCTTTAAATGGGGACTTTTCATGAAAACTGGATAGGGTGGGCATTCAGAGTTGCTGGGACGCACATAGCCTCCCTGTGACTCAGAAAAGTTTCTGAagcctttaaacagggacttTTGGTTTTCTTGACAACAGgaagtccctgtttaaaggctccAGCAATGGGAGGGAGCTGTTGGGGGgtctaagtggggggggggctaagtgAAACCTCTGCTTTCAGAGGCGCTCTGCTCTAAAAGCCAGGTGCTGGGGAGCAACAGTGGAgagggctgctgccttcatgccctttggggtccttggcctgatccaatatgTTCAAATGCAGACATGATGTGTCTGTTTCTTACCAGCTGGGTGTGTGAATGGGCAAATATGGGGAGCCGAGGCAAACATTGTTCAGGATTCCTTCCTCTTGAATGGAAGCTGTACAGCGGGGAAGGGGTACTTAgcaatgggtgggggagggagtatgTTCCCTTGCCCCTCTTCCTTGAATGCTTGCTCAGCTGGGGAAAAATAGTATCTCACAGGCTTAGCTGTGCTTGGCAAAGTTGCCAGGGTGTCCTCTCTCcctctgtttgtgtgtgtcagCGCGTGCACACATACATGGTGGCCATTCTCTTCTGACCCCCATGGTGTAATGCaggtctgcagcagcagcagccctgcctggAATGTTCTTTGCAAGCCCGTGTGTTGATTCAGCCTATAACATTTGTTATTGCAGGGTTGCTCGTAAATATCTGCCTGCTCTGTTGGTAATGGCTAGATCTGCTCCCCCTGAGGCTGCACATGGAGAAGCAGAGAAAATTAGATCTGTGGTAATAAAAGGGGCAGGATGTTCAGTCGCTTTGTGAGAACCAAAGAGAAGAATTCCCAACCTTCAAGATTCCCTGCAGAGATGGTAGGCAATCCTGATGCAAGATGTTTTGCTCACATCTCCACTGGAGGCTCAGGAAAGACTTTTTGCCAAGGTTGGATCAGCACCATCTCCTCTGCTTTTTcatctctgctttcattgaaATGCATCTTTTAAACCTCTGCACCCTGATGTGCAGAAATCCAGAAATGCTTACTCCCATGCACCCCTATTATCACACCATGGTCCCAGAGCTGGCCTAAGATATATGGGTACCTGAAGTGAAACATCCCAGTGGATAACTACAAACACTAATTAGCAAGGGGCTCAAGCTAATTGGCATCAAGCTCCCCGGTGCACTctcattgaagtgaatgggagctGCAGAAGAACCCTGCCATGTTCTTATGCAGCTCCTGTTCACTTGTACAGAGTTTGTGCGGCAGAGCCCCTTGTTAACTAGTGTCTGTAGGGGGAGTGTGGCCATTTGGATTGTACCCTGTGGGTGTGATCCTGCATGCCCTACCCACTGTTACCCTTCATGGCATTGCAATTTTGCTGCCACACCCTGCCAAGCCTTGATTCATGCCATcttcagggagggctgcagaatcCTCAACTACATACAAACCAATCAACCAACTACTTTTCTGTTTCTATGTTTTTGTTATTGTTCTTATGGTTGTTTCTTGTATTTCTTTCCATTCAAAATCTTCCAGCACagtggtggttctcacacacttagcatggggacccactttttagaatgagaaactgtgaggacccactggaagtgatgtcttgaccggaagtgacatcatcaagcagggaaatttttaacaatcctaggctgcaagcctactcACACTTATTAAGGAATAGATCCCatttacgatcattgttaaaagaatatacatagtagcttgttcaaagtacaggcctgtaacatttccccaaatgcagtcacatgccatgggagcattaagtctaatacaggggtgtccaaactttttggcaggagggccacatcatctctctgaaactatgttgggggccgaattaatttacatttcaaatttgaataaatttacataaatgaatatattagagatggaacttgtatgagtgattgaaggtcctgcaataatagctcaaggcctataaaagttcttgcacaaagcaaagccagcctttccttcactgccactgctgtatcacagatgtgaaacagcaagcagtggaggaacccttgtcccacagctcatgcaagaggtcaaacagccatctttacactgagagcaattgcgtcgctccagcgcaggctccagcaagtctgcagagggccgggtgctcattgaaaactgggggctccccgcgggccagattgtgagtccctgagggccgcaagtggcccccgggccggggtttgggcacccctggtctaatagattcaaaataaaatattgaaatgaatggggacccaactagtgggtcccaatcctcAGTTTGACATGAACGGAAAGGAGGGGCATACACTGAAGCAAGTCAACCAAGAGCAGCTGTGGATGCTGCCGACCTTTTAAAAAGGCACCTGCAAGAGCCTGCGTGTGCCCGAGTCACCAGTGTGCCCACCTGGACAGGAGGAGCTGCTCGTCTCCTCATCACAACAGAGAGACCATTGGAATGccctccccactggatgcagATGGGGCCACTGCACCTTGTGCATCCAGGACTCGGGGCTGTACATATCCGGAGGGGTCCCAGCGAAGGTGCTGGAGGAATTCCAGGCTGTGGTTTGTGGCGGGATCTTCTTCTGCAAGAACAGCCACCCCTGCCAGGAAGAGCCCCCTGGGTCCCAGTGGCCTGCCCCTTTAAGAGGACTCGCCTTGccatctcttcctccctcctgcaATCTGGCAGGCTCACGACAGGCAGCATCTTTCTTGCGCACGCAAAGCCGGCAACAAAGGCAGGACTCCATCTCCCAGCACGCTTCGCATGCGGTGGGAGTGGTGACCAGGAGGGGCTGGGGTTCCCGGTCTGGTGGGCAGGATCTGGGGACggacgggagggagggaggctgtggcTGCGCGTCTTGCCTTTGCACTCCAGACCAGCCAAGCAGGCGctctgcagccccctcccaccacctcagCCGCAGCAGCATCccctgggctcccctccctcccactcccctgtTTTCCGCCCTCATTCTCTCACATACACagagggcagcagctgctgccgaACTGCAATGAATGAGCATCCAGCGCATGAGCACACTGGCCGCCCCCGGCACGATCGACTGGAGTTGCTGAGGGATCCACCGGGCAGACTCCAGCATTAGacggcaaggaaggaaggaggtaggcaggcaggcaggcgagccGTCGCCGCCATCCAGAGCTGGCAGAGTCCTGAGATCCCACAGCCTTGCCGGGCGGCATGAGCCAGGATGGGTGGTCTGCGCACCAGGGCGGGATGCCCCGAGTGCCTCACGCCTAACTGCATCCATTGTGCAAAGCCAAGGCACAAATAACCGCAGCATCCACTCTGTCAACGTCGCTGCCGCCACCGCTGTCAGGGGGAAGGAGAAAGCCTCATGCCCGCCCCAGTCGCTGCCCAGCGCTAGCAGCCAAAGGGTCAGTGGCGCACAGGTTCGAGATGGCCAATCGGGCCAGGATCAGCGAGGCCCTGAAGGTGGTGGTCCGCTGCCGCCCCATGAGCAGGAAAGAGGAGGCTGCCGGCTACGAGAGGATCCTGGAGATGGATGTCAAGCTGGGGCAGGTGACTCTCCGGAACCCCAAAGCCTCCCCAGGGGAGCTGGCTAAAACCTTCACCTTTGACGCCGTTTATGATGCAAATTCCAAGCAGGCAGACCTGTACGACGAGACTGTCCGGCCCTTGATTGATTCAGTACTTCAGGGCTTCAACGGCACCCTTTTTGCCTACGGCCAGACTGGCACTGGGAAAACTTACACTATGCAAGGGGTCTGGGCTGACCTTGAGAAGAGAGGGGTCATCCCCAACTCCTTTGAGCACATTTTCACCCATATCTCGCGTTCACAGAACCAGCAGTATTTGGTCAGGGCTTCCTATTTGGAGATCTACCAAGAGGAGATTCGAGATCTCCTGGCCAAAGACCAGAGTAAGAAGATGGAGCTCAAAGAGAACCCAGAAACTGGTGTTTACATCAAGGACCTTTCATCATTTGTGACCAAAAATGTCAAGGAAATTGAGCATGTCATGAACTTGGGCAATCAAGCCAGGTCGGTGGGCAGCACCAACATGAATGAGTATAGCTCCCGGTCGCATGCCATCTTTGTCATCACAGTGGAGTGCAGTGAGACTGGCCCAGATGGGGAAGACCACATCCGGGTTGGAAAGCTCAACCTGGTGGACCTGGCTGGGAGTGAGCGGCAGAGCAAGATGGGAGCCCAAGGCGAGAGGCcaaaggaggcctccaagatCAACCTCTCCCTCTCTGCTCTGGGCAATGTTATCTCAGCCCTGGTGGATGGCAAGAGCACCCATATCCCCTACAGGGACTCCAAGCTCACCCGCCTCCTGCAGGACTCTCTTGGTGGTAATGCCAAGACCATCATGGTGGCCACACTGGGTCCAGCCTCCCACAGCTATGATGAGAGCTTGTCTACCCTCCGGTTTGCCAACAGGGCCAAAAATATCAAGAACAAGCCAAGGGTCAATGAGGATCCCAAAGATACACTGCTGCGAGAGTTTCAGGAGGAGATCATTCGCTTGAAGGCCCAGCTGGAAAAACGGGGGATGCTAAGCAAGAAAAGGCGAAGGAACAGCCGGAGGAAGAAAATGATGGATGGGGAGGGAACTCCTgaagcagaagaaatggaagaCAACGAGGATGGGGGTCTGGAGAAGAACATGAAGAACTATTTGAAGGAGCAAAAGGAGAGactggaggaggagaaagcagcTATCCAGGATGACCACAGCCTGGTGAGCGAGGAGAAGCAAAAGCTcttggaggagaaggagaagatgaTTGAGGAGCTGAAGAAGGAGCAAGAGGCCACTGAACTTCTGGCCACCAAATACAAGGTAAATCTCACTCCCAGCACTGTCTCAACAGTGCTTGTCAGGGGCACAGGATGTGGCATTCTCTTTTTTGGACACCACCTGTGAGGACATTATATTGCTTTTGCACAGGTGGgaaaattgaggggggggggcgggctgatGTCTTCCTGAATACCCGCCAGGGTGTCCACTTGCCCACAGTTAAGAATATTTATCCAGGCCTTAAATAAGCTTAAGCCATTCAGGTGCTCTTGGATACCCCCCACCATCGCCAGCACCCAAACACACACCATGTGGTCACAGGTCATATGGGGTTTATAATTCACACTACCGATTGTGAGTCCTGTGCAAGAGGTGGTAAATATTCTAGATTAGTGAATGCTGAGGGGTAGACTGTGATTCTGTGTATGTGGCTTATGCTCAGTGGCAATAAAAGGCTTGCGCTGGCCTTGGCCACTGGGCCTCCTGCCTCTGTTTATGCACTATCATGTGTCAGATTCCTTTGCATGGGCTGTCAGGAGCTGTGCCATCTGACCATAGGGTGGGAGTGGCTGaaccaggcgggggggggggctttggcgTTCAGCGGTGGCTGGTGGTTTGAGTTAAGTGCCTGTCACACAACAGAAGcagtaaagaaaagaaaatgtctcATCCATCACCGTGTGGAGGTGACCTCCTGTGTACGCATTGGCCAACAGAGCTGGGAGACTGGCCAATCGGATCCTACAGTTCCAATCGGGTTTCCTTTTGTCTGCGCAAGCGGGTGTTGACAAGAGAGGCTGCCTGTCTACCTGCCTGCTGGGTCTTGGCTGCCTGCAGCATCTTGAGGGTTTTAAGTGCCAACTGAAGGTTCCTTTCATTCACCAGTAGACATTTTCTAACCCCCTTGATGTTCTGTGCTCAGGGGGCTGGGGGTGATCTCAGGGGGATGATCTCTTTTTGCAGAGattcagctcctgctgctgctgctgctcggcCTGCTAATGCTTGTGGGGGAATGTGCTGGGTGCTGTGAACAATATGGGCATGTGCTCTGCCTCACTGATCATGAGAGATGCCACCCTCACTTCTTAGAGAGGACTCAGGGTCAAGTCTAGGGGGGGAATAGAAGACTTCAAGGCATGAACCACGCCCATTTGTGATCCATCACTTGAAGTCTCTTGTTCCCCACCAGGCTTGGCCCTGAGCCCTCTCTGAAAAGTTACTTGGGGGTGGCTTCTGCCATGCTCAGTGAGGTAGAGCAGACACCCAATATGTTCACGTAGAAGAAGGTCTCAACACCGTCACCTCTGGGTGGTACAAGCCCAAGGTTATGGTGAGACAGAGGAGAAAATCATAgaaagttggaagggaccttggtgGCCATCTAGTCTAATGCCCCACTCAGCACTGATGattactacagcatccctgacaagtggccatccaacctctgcttgaaaacctcccaTTAGGGAGTGCCCCCAGCTGCACAAGGCAGGTTGTTCCCATGTCGAACAGCTCTTGCAGTCAGGGAATCTAGCCTAAATCAGTTTCCCTGTGGCTTTAACCCATAGTTCTAGTTTTGCTTTTGGAAACCACAGCAAGCAAGTCCTCCCTTCCTCACATGTGACaacccttcagatacttgaagacagctatcatGTCTCCCTTTAGTCTTTTCTTCTCCATACTAAACATGCCcagctctttttctctctcctcacaAAACCCCTTTCCTGACCCCTCACAGTCTTAACTACCCTCCTCTGAATCTGCCCCAGTTTACCGATgctcttcttaaaatgtggtgcccaaGTCTGGGCTCAGAATTCCAAGAGGAAactgatgggcagctcaatccttcttaaatccccatgcagtgatgcagccatgccaacagggcacgtgctgtatcctg
This window contains:
- the KIF3C gene encoding kinesin-like protein KIF3C isoform X2, with protein sequence MANRARISEALKVVVRCRPMSRKEEAAGYERILEMDVKLGQVTLRNPKASPGELAKTFTFDAVYDANSKQADLYDETVRPLIDSVLQGFNGTLFAYGQTGTGKTYTMQGVWADLEKRGVIPNSFEHIFTHISRSQNQQYLVRASYLEIYQEEIRDLLAKDQSKKMELKENPETGVYIKDLSSFVTKNVKEIEHVMNLGNQARSVGSTNMNEYSSRSHAIFVITVECSETGPDGEDHIRVGKLNLVDLAGSERQSKMGAQGERPKEASKINLSLSALGNVISALVDGKSTHIPYRDSKLTRLLQDSLGGNAKTIMVATLGPASHSYDESLSTLRFANRAKNIKNKPRVNEDPKDTLLREFQEEIIRLKAQLEKRGMLSKKRRRNSRRKKMMDGEGTPEAEEMEDNEDGGLEKNMKNYLKEQKERLEEEKAAIQDDHSLVSEEKQKLLEEKEKMIEELKKEQEATELLATKYKAMESKLLIGGRNIMDHTNEQQKMLELKRQEIAEQKRREREMQQEMLLRDEETMELRETFTSLQQEVEIKTKKLKKLYAKLQAVKAEIQDQHDEYIRVRQDLEEAQNEQTRELKLKYLIIENFIPPEEKNKIMNRLFFDCEEDQWKFQPLVLTAGGSSSPSTSSQMKKRPTSAVGYKRPISQHARLAMSLGSHPRYRAENIMFLELDVSPPAVFEFEITQDQGEQDPRALHLERLMRLDSLLERPAASRVRKSRSWCQTPRSLPSSATHLSLVSRSPNPSTTPAHK
- the KIF3C gene encoding kinesin-like protein KIF3C isoform X1 gives rise to the protein MANRARISEALKVVVRCRPMSRKEEAAGYERILEMDVKLGQVTLRNPKASPGELAKTFTFDAVYDANSKQADLYDETVRPLIDSVLQGFNGTLFAYGQTGTGKTYTMQGVWADLEKRGVIPNSFEHIFTHISRSQNQQYLVRASYLEIYQEEIRDLLAKDQSKKMELKENPETGVYIKDLSSFVTKNVKEIEHVMNLGNQARSVGSTNMNEYSSRSHAIFVITVECSETGPDGEDHIRVGKLNLVDLAGSERQSKMGAQGERPKEASKINLSLSALGNVISALVDGKSTHIPYRDSKLTRLLQDSLGGNAKTIMVATLGPASHSYDESLSTLRFANRAKNIKNKPRVNEDPKDTLLREFQEEIIRLKAQLEKRGMLSKKRRRNSRRKKMMDGEGTPEAEEMEDNEDGGLEKNMKNYLKEQKERLEEEKAAIQDDHSLVSEEKQKLLEEKEKMIEELKKEQEATELLATKYKAMESKLLIGGRNIMDHTNEQQKMLELKRQEIAEQKRREREMQQEMLLRDEETMELRETFTSLQQEVEIKTKKLKKLYAKLQAVKAEIQDQHDEYIRVRQDLEEAQNEQTRELKLKYLIIENFIPPEEKNKIMNRLFFDCEEDQWKFQPLVLTAGGSSSSPSTSSQMKKRPTSAVGYKRPISQHARLAMSLGSHPRYRAENIMFLELDVSPPAVFEFEITQDQGEQDPRALHLERLMRLDSLLERPAASRVRKSRSWCQTPRSLPSSATHLSLVSRSPNPSTTPAHK